The Chloroflexota bacterium nucleotide sequence CGCGGTCCCGAAGCCATCCACCGGATGTCGTTGCAGATTTTGAAGATGCTGACGGCCAGGGTGCGGATCATCCCACTCGCCGCCACCACCGCGTCGAGGGTGTTCTGGGCCTGAAAATGGTTGTCGGTCTCCCAAACCTTGACGCCGTTCATCTGCGAGAGCTTGTCGCAGACGCGCTTGGCGAACTCCGGGTGGCAGTTCACGCCGGTCCCCACGGCGGTGCCGCCGAGGGGTACATCTCCCAACTCCTGCTGGGCATACCGGAGCCGGCGAATGCCGTGGTCCATCTGTCCGGCGAACCCAAGGAACTCCTGCCCCAGACGTATCGGGGTCGCGTCCTGGAGGTGGGTGCGGCCGGTCTTGATGATGGGCCAGAACTCGCGCGACTTGTCCATGAGCGCGTCGCGAAGCTCTTCACACGCGGGAATCAGCTCGTCCTGAATCCCCGTCAGCACGGCGAGCTGGATGGCGGTTGGGATCACATCGTTGGATGATTGACCGATGTTCACGTGGTCGTTGGGATGCACCAGGCCGCGCGCTCCGCGCTCCCCGCCCAACCGCTCGATCGCGAGGTTGGCGATCACCTCATTGGCGTTCATGTTCGTAGACGTGCCGGATCCCGTCTGAAAGATGTCGATGACGAAGTGGTCGTCCCACTTGCCGTCGATGACCTCCCGAGCCGCCGCGATGATGGCGTCCGCGTGCTGCCCGTCCAGCAGCCCAAGGTCGCGATTCACTTCGGCGGCCGCGAGCTTGATCTGCCCGAGCGCCCTGATGAAGCGGCGATTGAAGCGGAGCTTGCTGATCGGGAAGTTGAGGACCGCGCGCTGTGTGGATGCGCCCCAGAGCGCATCGGCGGGTACCTGCATCTCGCCCATCGAGTCGCGCTCTGTGCGCGTTCGCTGCTGAGTTTGCACAGCGATCTCCTCCGTGTCCCATGTTGGGTGTGCCCAAGGGATGATAGCGCGAAAGGCTGGGCCGACGGCACCGGGTGCGCGGTGGATGCGCATCTTCGGGACCGCGCACGGGCCTTCGCTGCGCGATGAATTTTGGTACGCTGAGTCGTGGTCGACCCAGGCAGATGTCGTGCTTGCCGTCGTGGCCGTCCTCGGCCGTGGAAGGTGACGGTGAAGACGAGTTAGACGCAAAGTTGGGGCCGTGACCATGAGCTCGATTGACACGGACCGATTTCCGGGCAAGATCCGTCGAATCGGTGTGCTGACAGGCGGCGGCGACTGCCCAGGGTTGAACGCCGTCGTGCGCGCTGTCGTCAAGAGCGCGAACAACCTGTATGGCTGGGAAGTTGTCGGAATAGAGGATGGGTTCGACGGGCTCATCTTCCCCGAGCGCTCCCATCTGCTGACACCCGCCGAGGTTCGGGGAATCCTGCCCAGGGGCGGGACCATCCTCGGGACGACGAACCGTGGGAACCCGTTCTCATACGTCATGCGCCCGGGCTCCGACCCCGTCGACGTCTCCGATCGGGTCCTCACGAATCTGCGCGAGCTGGGCATCGACGCGCTGGTGGTCATCGGGGGTGATGGAACGCTCGCCATCGCGCAGGACCTGATGAAGCTTGGCGTT carries:
- a CDS encoding class II fumarate hydratase; the encoded protein is MQTQQRTRTERDSMGEMQVPADALWGASTQRAVLNFPISKLRFNRRFIRALGQIKLAAAEVNRDLGLLDGQHADAIIAAAREVIDGKWDDHFVIDIFQTGSGTSTNMNANEVIANLAIERLGGERGARGLVHPNDHVNIGQSSNDVIPTAIQLAVLTGIQDELIPACEELRDALMDKSREFWPIIKTGRTHLQDATPIRLGQEFLGFAGQMDHGIRRLRYAQQELGDVPLGGTAVGTGVNCHPEFAKRVCDKLSQMNGVKVWETDNHFQAQNTLDAVVAASGMIRTLAVSIFKICNDIRWMASGPRAGIFELLLPEVQPGSSIMPGKVNPVIPESLVQVAAQVLGNDTTVVLGGISGNFELNVMMPVTAHNVTESVELLASGIRNFTAQCIRGIQATENGPAMVEKGLAICTALAPVIGYDAAAKIAKEAFASGRTIREVAREKTDLSDADLERILNPEDMTKPGLEGPGGGG